A region from the Aegilops tauschii subsp. strangulata cultivar AL8/78 chromosome 5, Aet v6.0, whole genome shotgun sequence genome encodes:
- the LOC109774750 gene encoding protein PHLOEM PROTEIN 2-LIKE A10 yields the protein MDGLVAFSRRRRRWLLLAALGTASAYGAYKIYHLPAVAARRRRLVRLAAALAAFLDAAASSADAAALVSSDLADFVRSDSDELPRSVAQLAKLAASPEVSATVSALSQAIAAGVLRGVGSAPGPGSGDKVALTDRLVDKLFSDSGERLASAVAGSFARHLVMAFYSAPSPPGQTSSSPDWVNVVATGKGHKAISSWVEVLVGTAVGVFIDKTIHINTYEQLFEGLTNPTHDAKVKELLVSVCNGAVETLVKTSHQVISKANSKLDNNGDGKSNSSGSGASRAAEGWVETVSSTLAVPSNRNFVLDVTGRVTFETVRSFLEFVLWKLHDGARKSGDTVCDSGLRAVRYMSDKSMVVATICITLCLHVLNGTRFLVTA from the coding sequence ATGGACGGCCTCGTCGCCttctcccgccgccgccgccgctggctCCTCCTCGCGGCGCTGGGGACGGCGTCGGCCTACGGCGCGTACAAGATCTACCACCTCccggccgtcgccgcccgccgccgccgcctcgtccgcctcgccgccgccctcgcGGCCTTCCTCGACGCGGCCGCGTCctccgccgacgccgccgccctgGTCTCCTCCGACCTCGCCGACTTCGTCCGCTCCGACTCCGACGAGCTCCCCCGCAGCGTCGCGCAGCTCGCCAAGCTCGCCGCCTCCCCCGAGGTCTCCGCCACCGTCTCCGCGCTCTCCCAGGCCATCGCGGCCGGGGTGCTCCGCGGCGTCGGCTCCGCCCCCGGGCCCGGCTCCGGCGACAAGGTGGCCCTCACGGACCGCCTCGTCGACAAGCTCTTCTCCGACTCCGGGGAGCGCCTCGCGTCCGCTGTCGCCGGGAGCTTCGCACGCCACCTCGTAATGGCCTTCTACTCCGCGCCGTCTCCTCCCGGGCAGACCTCCTCATCGCCCGATTGGGTCAACGTGGTTGCAACGGGAAAGGGGCACAAGGCGATTAGCAGCTGGGTTGAGGTCCTCGTCGGCACCGCCGTGGGGGTGTTCATTGACAAGACCATACACATCAATACCTACGAGCAGCTCTTCGAAGGGCTCACCAATCCAACCCACGACGCCAAGGTCAAGGAATTGCTTGTTTCAGTATGCAATGGGGCAGTGGAGACTTTGGTGAAGACCTCTCACCAAGTTATCTCCAAGGCCAATAGTAAATTGGATAACAATGGCGATGGCAAGAGCAATAGCAGTGGCAGTGGCGCTAGCAGAGCTGCGGAAGGGTGGGTGGAGACAGTCTCTAGCACATTGGCAGTGCCAAGCAACAGGAATTTTGTGCTTGATGTTACAGGGAGGGTGACATTTGAGACTGTGAGGTCATTTCTTGAGTTTGTGCTGTGGAAGCTGCACGATGGGGCGAGGAAGAGTGGGGACACCGTGTGCGACAGCGGACTGCGCGCCGTGAGGTATATGAGTGATAAGTCTATGGTTGTCGCCACGATCTGCATAACATTGTGCCTGCATGTGTTGAATGGAACTCGATTCCTGGTTACCGCTTGA
- the LOC109774752 gene encoding uncharacterized protein — protein MSPGSGKLRWLWRAPARAFGRARDFYVRSITGCARYVPADAAFGAYPVLVPAPLPRSQSCGSGADYGGEEDLRELIRAASQRRDGEQQRQADRLHAVPRSQSVAGAASMAPIDEDAPCEFAAGAGATLYSRSQSYAGGAMGARKSHCHSKASVLG, from the coding sequence ATGAGCCCGGGGAGCGGCAAGCTGCGGTGGCTGTGGAGGGCGCCGGCGcgggcgttcgggcgcgcgcgggacttctacgtgcggagcatCACGGGGTGCGCGCGCTACGTCCCCGCCGACGCGGCCTTCGGCGCCTACCCGGTGCTCGTGCCCGCGCCGCTGCCCAGGAGCCAGAGCTGCGGCTCTGGCGCCGACTATGGCGGCGAGGAGGACCTCCGGGAGCTCATCCGCGCGGCCTCGCAGAGGCGCGACGGCGAGCAGCAGCGGCAGGCCGACCGTCTCCATGCCGTGCCCAGGAGCCAGAGCGTGGCGGGGGCGGCGTCCATGGCGCCGATCGACGAGGACGCGCCGTGCGAGTTCGCCGCCGGCGCGGGCGCCACGCTCTACTCCCGCAGCCAGAGCTACGCCGGCGGCGCCATGGGGGCCAGGAAGTCTCACTGCCACAGCAAGGCGtcggtcttgggctga